From one Neovison vison isolate M4711 chromosome 1, ASM_NN_V1, whole genome shotgun sequence genomic stretch:
- the SPZ1 gene encoding spermatogenic leucine zipper protein 1 — protein sequence MDASTLSKTFKPTPDLNQESSNSRIIFALFEIESPSFVSWGSFPSLNNSGRQATQQQTTQKFENLLKEIKELIKNVTSCEEITEAKDSSEETSISENVSELKEQIRELEKVNKVLLNNLLGSSDLEKEQNTKNEEMTLGHQNCSDMVPVFRRDLVNCPEENRALKETRLSEEKATYRFPPVQEENFKLRNNMEQLLQEAEHWNMQHTELSELIRSYQKSQKDIQETLRDNGVHFQTQPNHMSAKHYLEEQVKKLEHDTYSLHLIAALLENECQILQQRIELLKELHDQQEGTLQEKPIQINSEQDKKNQTLSEVEHKPKMQEREGTLQKKDKFYRGLDASSKKALNNHLNTHIARGDLVEKKRPTSSLS from the coding sequence ATGGATGCATCCACCCTCTCCAAAACTTTTAAGCCTACTCCTGATCTCAATCAAGAGTCTTCGAACTCTAGGATTATCTTCGCCTTATTTGAGATTGAATCACCTTCCTTTGTCTCCTGGGGTTCTTTCCCTTCCCTAAACAATAGTGGCCGTCAAGCAACTCAACAACAGACTACACAGAAATTTGAAAAtctcttaaaagaaattaaagagctaATTAAAAATGTGACAAGTTGTGAGGAGATCACAGAAGCAAAAGATTCATCTGAGGAAACCAGTATTTCTGAGAATGTATCAGAACTGAAAGAACAAATCAGAGAACTTGAGAAGGTAAACAAAGTATTATTGAACAACCTACTTGGTAGTTCAGacctagagaaagaacagaacaCAAAAAACGAGGAGATGACTCTGGGACATCAGAACTGCAGCGACATGGTACCAGTTTTTAGAAGGGATTTGGTAAATTGTCCAGAAGAAAATAGAGCCCTTAAGGAAACTCGACTAAGTGAGGAAAAAGCAACATACAGATTCCCTCCTGTTCAAGAAGAAAACTTCAAACTTAGGAACAACATGGAGCAGTTACTGCAGGAAGCAGAACACTGGAATATGCAACACACTGAGCTCAGTGAACTGATAAGATCCTATCAGAAATCTCAGAAAGATATACAAGAAACTCTTAGAGATAATGGAGTGCATTTCCAAACTCAACCAAATCACATGTCAGCTAAGCATTACCTGGAGGAACAAGTGAAGAAACTGGAACATGACACGTATTCATTGCATTTGATTGCAGCTTTGCTGGAAAATGAATGTCAGATCTTGCAGCAGAGAATAGAGCTTCTCAAGGAACTCCATGATCAGCAAGAGGGAACTCTGCAAGAAAAGCCAATTCAGATAAACTCTGAACAGGACAAGAAAAACCAGACGCTATCAGAAGTAGAGCATAAGCCAAAAATGCAAGAAAGAGAGGGTACATTgcagaaaaaagataaattctacAGAGGCCTGGATGCTTCTAGTAAGAAAGCACTTAACAACCACCTTAATACTCATATTGCAAGAGGAGATCTTGTGGAAAAAAAGAGACCAACCAGCAGCCTATCTTAG